From Vagococcus jeotgali, one genomic window encodes:
- the rplT gene encoding 50S ribosomal protein L20: MARVKGGKVSRKRRKKVLKLAKGYYGSKHRLYRTAKEQVMKSHTYAFRDRRQTKRNFRKLWIARINAAARINGLSYSKFMHGLKLANIDMNRKMLADIAISDPAAFASLAETAKAELAK, translated from the coding sequence ATGGCACGTGTAAAAGGTGGAAAAGTATCACGTAAGCGTCGTAAAAAGGTACTTAAGTTAGCTAAAGGCTATTACGGCTCAAAACATAGATTATATAGAACAGCGAAAGAACAAGTGATGAAATCTCATACTTATGCATTTAGAGATCGTCGTCAAACAAAACGTAACTTCCGTAAATTATGGATTGCTCGTATTAACGCAGCAGCTCGTATTAACGGTTTAAGCTACTCTAAATTCATGCATGGATTAAAATTAGCAAACATTGATATGAATCGTAAAATGTTAGCTGACATCGCTATTTCTGACCCAGCTGCTTTTGCAAGCTTAGCAGAAACAGCTAAAGCAGAATTAGCTAAATAA
- the rpmI gene encoding 50S ribosomal protein L35 codes for MPKMKTHRGLAKRVKRTGSGKLKRHHAFTSHRFHGKTKKQRRQLRRPAMVSAGDYKRIRQQLTRMK; via the coding sequence ATGCCAAAAATGAAAACTCACCGCGGACTAGCTAAACGTGTTAAACGTACTGGTAGCGGAAAATTAAAGAGACATCATGCGTTTACAAGTCACCGTTTCCACGGGAAAACTAAAAAACAACGTCGTCAATTACGTCGTCCAGCAATGGTTTCAGCAGGAGACTACAAACGTATCCGTCAACAATTGACTCGTATGAAATAA